In a single window of the Thermus amyloliquefaciens genome:
- the carB gene encoding carbamoyl-phosphate synthase large subunit has translation MPPRRDLKKILIIGSGPITIGQAAEFDYSGTQAVKALRGAGYEAILVNSNPATIMTDPELAERTYLEPLTLEYLERVIAKERPDALLPTLGGQTALNLSMALHEEGILARYGVELIGAKAEAIRKGEDREEFQKAMRKIGLEVPRGEMVSSVEEGLHFAREVGYPVVVRPSFTLGGTGGGIARNEAELKEVLGRGLLLSPVHTALVEESVLGWKEFELEVMRDHADTVVIITSIENVDPMGVHTGDSITVAPAQTLSDVEYQRMRDAARAVIREIGVDTGGSNIQFAVDPKTGRQVVIEMNPRVSRSSALASKATGFPIAKIAALLAVGYRLDELPNDITRKTPASFEPTIDYVVVKIPRFAFEKFRDLPNTLGELKDELGTQMRSVGEVMAIGRTFKEALMKALRGLERDVRALAQVRTGDLEKKLYPNPDRIYAVMELLRRGMPIEDLHQATRIDPWFLHQIQEIVQAEAWLQANPPADREEWRFYKGLGLPDARMGELLGKGEQEIRQERKALGVTPVYKTVDTCAAEFEAYTPYHYSTYELEDEVWPTQKPKVVILGSGPIRIGQGVEFDYATVHAVWALKEAGYETIMVNSNPETVSTDYDTADRLYFEPLTLEDVLNLVEHEKPLGVIATLGGQTPLKLAKGLEEAGVRLLGTPFAAIHKAEDRQEFNRLCQNLGIPQPEGRVAATPEEALRLAEEVGFPLLARPSYVLGGRAMRVLKSRGELKRYLEEVYEPLQDKPSILLDRYLEGALELDVDALSDGEEVLIAGIMEHVERAGVHSGDSATVLPPVHLSPTALERVRAYTRKLALALGVKGLLNVQYAVLGEEVYILEANPRASRTVPFVSKAIGIPLAKLAALIAVGKSLRELGVRDLDPVPPYYAVKEVVIPWLKFPGVIPVLGPEMRSTGESMGLDQDPYLAYYKAQLGAGQRLPLSGRVRFLEEGLPEGERARLAEVRQAYLEAGFTLSQEAYDLLICPTPHPELRRAVEKGLPFITTLEGAWWSLKAILKARERAPEARSLQEWHGLLQQA, from the coding sequence ATGCCGCCGAGAAGAGACCTGAAGAAAATCCTCATCATCGGTTCCGGGCCCATCACCATTGGCCAGGCCGCGGAGTTTGACTACTCGGGCACCCAGGCGGTGAAGGCCCTAAGGGGGGCGGGGTACGAGGCCATCCTGGTCAACTCCAACCCCGCCACCATCATGACCGACCCCGAGCTGGCCGAGCGCACCTACCTGGAACCCCTGACCCTGGAGTACCTGGAAAGGGTGATCGCCAAGGAGCGCCCCGACGCCCTCCTGCCCACCTTAGGAGGCCAAACCGCCTTAAACCTCTCCATGGCCCTCCACGAGGAGGGCATCCTGGCCCGCTATGGGGTGGAGCTCATCGGGGCCAAGGCGGAGGCCATAAGGAAGGGCGAGGACCGGGAAGAGTTCCAAAAGGCCATGCGGAAGATCGGCCTCGAGGTGCCTCGAGGGGAGATGGTGTCCAGCGTGGAGGAGGGCCTCCACTTCGCCCGGGAGGTGGGCTACCCCGTGGTGGTCCGCCCCTCCTTCACCCTGGGAGGCACCGGGGGCGGCATCGCCCGCAACGAGGCGGAGCTCAAGGAGGTCCTGGGCCGGGGGCTCCTCCTCTCCCCGGTGCACACCGCCTTGGTGGAGGAATCGGTTTTGGGCTGGAAGGAGTTTGAGCTGGAGGTGATGCGGGACCATGCGGACACCGTGGTCATCATCACCAGCATCGAAAACGTGGACCCCATGGGGGTCCACACCGGGGACTCCATCACCGTGGCGCCAGCCCAAACCCTTTCCGATGTGGAATACCAAAGGATGCGGGACGCCGCCAGGGCGGTGATCCGGGAGATCGGGGTGGACACCGGGGGCTCCAACATCCAGTTCGCCGTGGACCCCAAGACGGGCCGCCAGGTGGTCATCGAGATGAACCCCCGGGTCTCCCGCTCCAGCGCCTTGGCCTCCAAGGCCACGGGCTTCCCCATCGCCAAGATCGCGGCCCTTCTGGCGGTGGGCTACCGCTTGGACGAGCTCCCCAACGACATCACCCGCAAGACCCCGGCCTCCTTTGAACCCACCATTGACTACGTGGTGGTGAAGATCCCCCGCTTTGCCTTTGAGAAGTTCAGGGACCTCCCCAACACCCTGGGGGAACTCAAGGACGAGCTGGGCACCCAGATGCGGTCCGTGGGGGAGGTGATGGCCATCGGCCGCACCTTCAAGGAGGCCCTCATGAAGGCCCTAAGGGGCCTGGAGCGGGACGTGAGGGCCCTGGCCCAGGTGCGCACGGGGGATCTGGAGAAAAAGCTCTACCCGAACCCCGACCGCATCTATGCGGTCATGGAACTCCTGCGGCGGGGCATGCCCATAGAGGACCTCCACCAGGCCACCCGCATTGACCCCTGGTTTCTCCACCAGATCCAGGAAATCGTGCAGGCCGAGGCCTGGCTCCAGGCCAACCCTCCCGCGGACCGGGAGGAGTGGCGCTTCTACAAGGGCCTGGGCCTCCCCGACGCCCGCATGGGCGAGCTCCTGGGCAAGGGGGAGCAGGAAATCCGCCAGGAGCGGAAGGCCCTGGGGGTAACCCCCGTCTACAAGACCGTGGACACCTGCGCCGCGGAGTTTGAGGCCTACACCCCTTACCACTACTCCACCTACGAGCTGGAGGACGAGGTCTGGCCCACCCAGAAGCCCAAGGTGGTGATCCTGGGCTCGGGGCCCATAAGGATCGGCCAGGGGGTGGAGTTTGACTACGCCACGGTGCATGCGGTTTGGGCCCTCAAGGAGGCGGGGTACGAGACCATCATGGTGAACTCCAACCCCGAGACGGTTTCCACCGACTACGACACCGCCGACCGCCTCTACTTTGAGCCCCTGACCCTGGAGGACGTCCTGAACCTGGTGGAGCACGAGAAGCCCCTCGGGGTCATCGCCACCCTGGGCGGCCAGACCCCCCTGAAGCTGGCCAAGGGCCTGGAAGAGGCTGGGGTACGGCTTCTCGGCACCCCCTTCGCCGCCATCCACAAGGCGGAGGACCGCCAAGAGTTCAACCGGCTTTGCCAGAACCTGGGCATCCCTCAGCCCGAGGGCCGGGTGGCGGCCACCCCCGAGGAGGCCTTGAGGCTTGCCGAGGAGGTGGGCTTCCCCCTCCTGGCCCGGCCCAGCTACGTGCTGGGGGGCCGGGCCATGCGGGTGCTAAAGAGCCGGGGGGAACTGAAGCGGTACCTGGAGGAGGTCTACGAGCCCTTGCAGGACAAACCCTCCATCCTCCTGGACCGGTACCTGGAAGGGGCCCTGGAGCTGGATGTGGACGCCCTTTCCGACGGGGAAGAGGTGCTGATCGCCGGGATCATGGAGCACGTGGAGCGGGCCGGGGTGCACTCCGGGGACTCCGCCACGGTGCTGCCCCCCGTGCACCTCTCCCCCACCGCCTTGGAGAGGGTGCGGGCCTACACCCGGAAGCTGGCCCTGGCCCTGGGGGTAAAGGGGCTTCTCAACGTGCAGTATGCGGTCCTGGGGGAGGAGGTGTATATCCTCGAGGCCAACCCCCGGGCCAGCCGCACCGTGCCCTTCGTCTCCAAGGCCATCGGCATCCCCCTGGCCAAGCTGGCCGCCCTCATCGCCGTGGGCAAAAGCCTGCGGGAACTGGGGGTGCGGGACCTGGACCCCGTCCCTCCCTACTATGCGGTGAAGGAGGTGGTCATCCCCTGGCTCAAATTCCCGGGGGTGATCCCGGTCCTGGGCCCCGAGATGCGCTCCACCGGGGAGAGCATGGGCCTGGACCAGGACCCTTACCTGGCCTACTACAAGGCGCAACTGGGGGCGGGCCAAAGGCTTCCCCTCTCCGGGAGGGTCCGCTTCCTGGAGGAAGGGCTTCCCGAAGGGGAACGGGCCAGGCTGGCGGAGGTGCGCCAAGCCTACCTGGAGGCCGGCTTCACCCTCTCCCAGGAAGCCTACGACCTCCTCATCTGCCCCACCCCCCATCCCGAGCTGAGGCGGGCCGTGGAGAAGGGGCTTCCCTTCATCACCACCCTGGAGGGTGCCTGGTGGAGCCTAAAGGCCATCCTGAAGGCCCGGGAAAGGGCACCCGAGGCCAGAAGCCTACAGGAGTGGCACGGCCTCCTGCAGCAAGCCTAG
- a CDS encoding cyclic-di-AMP receptor: MKLIVAIVQDTDAPGLTKALLERGLQSTKLASTGGFLREGNTTLLIGVEDDRVPEVLELIREKCRTRTRLVTRGFPLSEAPDPFLAQPVEVQVGGAVVFVLPVEGFFKV, encoded by the coding sequence ATGAAGCTCATCGTGGCCATCGTGCAGGATACGGACGCCCCAGGCCTCACCAAGGCCCTTCTGGAGCGGGGCCTTCAGTCCACCAAGCTGGCCTCCACCGGCGGCTTCTTGCGGGAGGGCAACACCACCTTGCTGATCGGGGTGGAGGACGATAGGGTCCCCGAGGTCCTCGAGCTCATCCGGGAAAAATGCCGCACCCGCACCCGCCTGGTCACCAGGGGCTTCCCCCTCTCCGAGGCCCCTGACCCCTTCCTGGCGCAGCCGGTGGAGGTGCAGGTGGGGGGGGCGGTGGTCTTTGTCCTCCCGGTGGAGGGGTTTTTCAAGGTATGA
- a CDS encoding DsbA family protein, with translation MRSWALLLLMGAGLAQIGKPAGGFLQGILPPPGSQLQVEEKNGRLLAVGYTGPLDAAFLGRLAERATGMAFAAPLQEWMAKNAGNLKGQRVSLSLGEAFLLDLALTEPLRARIGPREIQETALGEDRWVLGERGPVLRIFSDFQCPFCQRLAREVLPQLKPRALKGELRISYRHFPLKEIHPQALPAAIAAECAGAQGAFWPYHDLLMQGRLGDYLGLARTLSLDPQAFAACLKDPQVAARVEAERALALRLGLRGTPSAFVGPYRVPDPFDLGRLLDYLALAR, from the coding sequence ATGAGGAGCTGGGCCCTTCTCCTCCTCATGGGGGCGGGCTTGGCCCAGATCGGCAAGCCGGCGGGGGGCTTTCTCCAGGGCATCCTACCCCCTCCGGGAAGCCAGCTCCAGGTGGAGGAGAAAAATGGCCGCCTCCTGGCGGTGGGCTACACCGGGCCCCTGGACGCCGCCTTCCTGGGCCGGTTGGCGGAGAGGGCCACGGGCATGGCCTTCGCCGCCCCTCTTCAGGAGTGGATGGCCAAGAACGCCGGGAACCTCAAAGGGCAACGGGTCAGCCTGAGCCTGGGAGAGGCCTTTCTCCTGGACCTTGCGCTCACGGAACCCCTGCGGGCCCGGATAGGCCCCAGGGAAATCCAGGAAACGGCCCTGGGCGAGGACCGCTGGGTGCTGGGGGAAAGGGGCCCTGTGCTCCGCATCTTCTCGGACTTCCAGTGCCCCTTCTGCCAGCGCCTGGCCCGCGAGGTGCTCCCCCAGCTGAAACCCCGGGCCCTCAAGGGGGAGCTTCGGATCAGCTACCGCCACTTCCCCCTAAAGGAGATCCACCCCCAGGCCCTCCCTGCCGCCATCGCCGCGGAGTGCGCCGGGGCGCAAGGCGCCTTCTGGCCCTACCACGACCTCTTGATGCAGGGCCGGCTTGGGGACTACCTGGGCCTGGCCCGCACCCTTTCCCTGGACCCGCAGGCCTTCGCCGCCTGCCTCAAGGACCCCCAGGTGGCCGCCCGGGTGGAGGCGGAGCGGGCCTTGGCCCTCCGCCTGGGGCTAAGGGGAACCCCCTCCGCCTTCGTGGGCCCCTACCGGGTTCCGGACCCCTTTGACCTGGGGAGGCTCCTGGACTATCTGGCCCTGGCCCGCTAA
- a CDS encoding tRNA (adenine-N1)-methyltransferase, giving the protein MEGELFLLKDAKGRAFLIRLKEGGVFHHHRGTVPHEAILQAGPGGRVYTHLGEALSVHRPTLEEYLLHMRRSATPTYPKDASAMVTLLDLAPGMRVLEAGTGSGGLTLFLARAVGPMGLVESYEKRPQHLAQAEANVRAFWQVENVRFHLGSLEEAPLERESFHGVALDLMEPWKVLAKATEALLPDRFLVAYLPNITQVLELVQRAEGLPLRLERVLEVAWREWEVRLPVAHPRFQQVGHTAFLVAFRKWKVS; this is encoded by the coding sequence ATGGAAGGTGAGCTCTTCCTTCTTAAGGACGCCAAAGGCCGCGCCTTCCTGATCCGCCTCAAGGAAGGGGGGGTCTTCCACCACCACCGGGGCACCGTGCCCCACGAGGCCATCCTGCAGGCCGGCCCCGGGGGAAGGGTCTACACCCACCTGGGGGAGGCCCTCTCCGTCCACCGGCCCACCCTGGAGGAGTACCTCCTTCACATGCGGCGAAGCGCCACCCCCACCTACCCCAAGGACGCCAGCGCCATGGTGACCCTTCTGGACCTGGCCCCGGGGATGCGGGTCCTCGAGGCGGGCACGGGCTCCGGGGGGCTCACCCTCTTCCTGGCCCGGGCGGTGGGGCCCATGGGGCTCGTGGAAAGCTACGAGAAGCGCCCCCAGCACCTGGCCCAGGCGGAGGCCAACGTGCGGGCCTTCTGGCAGGTGGAGAACGTGCGCTTCCACCTGGGGAGCCTGGAGGAGGCCCCCCTGGAAAGGGAGAGCTTCCACGGGGTAGCCCTGGACCTCATGGAACCCTGGAAGGTGCTGGCCAAGGCCACGGAAGCCCTTTTGCCGGACCGCTTCCTGGTGGCCTACCTTCCCAACATCACCCAGGTTTTAGAGCTGGTGCAAAGGGCCGAGGGCCTGCCCCTCAGGCTGGAACGGGTCCTGGAGGTGGCCTGGAGGGAGTGGGAGGTACGGCTTCCCGTGGCCCATCCCCGCTTCCAGCAGGTGGGGCACACCGCCTTTCTGGTAGCCTTCAGAAAATGGAAGGTCTCCTGA
- a CDS encoding Rqc2 family fibronectin-binding protein, whose amino-acid sequence MEGLLIHAFLRELKGELPAANLGLAFPEEGSLALLLKGKTGRIANLVLRYRPPSPSLALEEGTLLGEAKTPFQRQLQARLKGPLLAAEQLKLDRVVFFHFGGEKGFVDTPPSTLVLEATGRNANLLLLNEKGLILGVDRPIGREVNRYRELRPGLPYVPPPPYEKLDPRTLSPEDLRILLGKPLKEVVRHVDGIGLELMRELAKRAGLTPETPLGEEALKRLYEAVRDLVANPSVGTTLSQELRAKWLEEEKEALRKPLLEALRREEKTLRARLMDQERAIERLGEAEGLRRQADLLLARLKEVPRGAEKAVLEDFEGRPVEIPLDPALSPQENAQRLYERARRLEGLAERALTLIPKLQDQLQALEEEIQRVERAELGELLTLSRRPEGEKGPRLGLRYTSPSGFLVLVGRNAKENDLLTRTAHSEDLWFHAQGVPGSHVILKAEGKSPPLEDLLFAARLAAYHSKARGESQVPVDYTRKKHVWRPRKAAPGQVLYTHAKTLFVEGSLPQEAGEG is encoded by the coding sequence ATGGAAGGTCTCCTGATACATGCCTTCTTGCGGGAGCTCAAGGGGGAGCTCCCCGCCGCCAACCTGGGGCTGGCCTTCCCCGAGGAGGGAAGCCTGGCCCTGCTCCTGAAGGGAAAGACGGGCCGCATCGCCAACCTGGTGCTCCGCTACCGCCCCCCCTCCCCCAGCCTGGCCCTGGAGGAGGGGACCCTCTTGGGGGAGGCCAAAACCCCTTTCCAACGCCAGCTCCAGGCCCGGCTCAAAGGCCCCTTGCTGGCGGCGGAGCAACTCAAGCTGGACCGGGTGGTGTTTTTCCACTTCGGCGGGGAGAAGGGGTTTGTGGACACCCCGCCCTCCACCCTGGTCCTCGAGGCCACGGGACGCAACGCCAACCTCCTCCTCCTGAACGAAAAGGGCCTCATCCTGGGGGTGGATCGGCCCATCGGCCGGGAGGTGAACCGCTACCGGGAGCTGAGGCCAGGCCTTCCCTACGTGCCCCCACCCCCTTACGAGAAGCTGGACCCCCGCACCCTTAGCCCAGAAGACCTCCGCATCCTCCTGGGGAAACCCCTGAAGGAGGTGGTGCGCCATGTGGACGGGATAGGCCTGGAACTCATGCGGGAGTTGGCGAAAAGGGCCGGCCTGACCCCGGAAACCCCCCTGGGGGAGGAGGCCCTAAAGAGGCTTTACGAAGCGGTTCGGGACCTGGTGGCCAACCCCTCCGTGGGCACGACCCTCTCCCAGGAACTTCGGGCCAAGTGGCTGGAGGAGGAAAAAGAAGCCCTAAGAAAACCCCTCCTGGAGGCCCTTAGACGGGAGGAGAAGACCCTCCGCGCCAGGCTTATGGACCAGGAACGGGCCATAGAAAGGCTAGGGGAAGCGGAAGGCCTGCGCAGGCAGGCCGACCTCCTCCTGGCCCGGCTTAAGGAGGTACCCAGGGGAGCGGAAAAGGCAGTGCTGGAGGATTTTGAGGGAAGGCCGGTGGAAATCCCCTTGGACCCCGCCCTCTCGCCCCAGGAGAACGCCCAGAGGTTATACGAAAGGGCGCGCCGCCTCGAGGGGCTGGCAGAACGGGCACTCACCCTGATCCCCAAACTCCAGGACCAGCTCCAAGCCCTGGAGGAGGAGATCCAGAGAGTGGAGAGGGCTGAGCTTGGGGAGCTCCTCACCCTCTCCCGGCGCCCCGAGGGGGAAAAGGGGCCCAGGCTGGGCCTCCGCTACACCTCCCCTTCCGGGTTCCTGGTCCTGGTGGGCAGAAACGCCAAGGAAAACGACCTCCTCACCCGCACCGCCCATTCCGAGGACCTCTGGTTCCACGCCCAAGGGGTGCCGGGAAGCCACGTGATCCTAAAGGCGGAGGGAAAGAGCCCGCCCCTGGAGGACCTCCTCTTTGCCGCCAGGCTTGCCGCCTACCACTCCAAGGCCCGGGGGGAAAGCCAGGTCCCCGTGGACTACACCCGCAAGAAACACGTCTGGCGACCGCGCAAGGCCGCCCCAGGCCAGGTGCTCTACACCCACGCCAAGACCCTCTTCGTGGAGGGGTCGCTTCCCCAGGAGGCCGGGGAGGGATAG
- the panD gene encoding aspartate 1-decarboxylase — MFHAKIHRARVTQADLHYVGSVTVDQDLLDAAGILPYEQVDIYDITNGARLTTYALPGERGSGVVGINGAAAHLVHPGDLVILVAYGVFEEEEARNLRPTVVLVDEQNRILEVRRG; from the coding sequence ATGTTTCACGCCAAGATCCACAGGGCCAGGGTAACCCAGGCCGACCTGCACTACGTGGGTTCGGTGACCGTGGACCAGGACCTCCTGGATGCCGCCGGCATCCTGCCCTACGAGCAAGTGGACATCTACGACATCACCAACGGCGCCCGGCTCACCACCTACGCCCTTCCCGGGGAGAGGGGCTCGGGGGTGGTGGGGATCAACGGGGCCGCGGCCCACCTGGTGCACCCGGGGGACCTGGTGATCCTGGTGGCCTACGGGGTCTTTGAGGAAGAGGAGGCCAGGAACCTCCGGCCCACCGTGGTCCTGGTGGACGAACAGAACCGGATCCTCGAGGTGCGGCGAGGATGA
- the mqnP gene encoding menaquinone biosynthesis prenyltransferase MqnP translates to MRRLRLYLDLIRFEHTLFALPFAYGGMLLAAGGWPGWATFFLVTLAMVGARTMAMALNRLIDWRIDALNPRTQNRHLPQGLVKPWETLFLALVGLLLLTLAGLSLNPLTARLLPVAVFFLTVYSYTKRFTWLCHYVLGLTIGAAAAGGWIAVTGSFHPTAYWLWAAVGLWIAGFDILYATQDYAFDRAYGIQSIPARFGIPAALRIARATHFLAWLAFLLAGLSYGAGSFYFLGLLLVGGLLLYEHQLVRPEDLSRVDLAFFQANVGVSLGMFLFIVLDLLWG, encoded by the coding sequence ATGAGGCGGCTTCGGCTTTACCTGGACCTGATCCGCTTTGAACACACCCTCTTCGCCCTCCCCTTCGCCTACGGGGGGATGCTCCTGGCGGCGGGGGGTTGGCCCGGATGGGCCACCTTTTTCCTGGTCACCCTGGCCATGGTGGGGGCCCGGACCATGGCCATGGCCTTGAACCGCCTCATAGACTGGCGGATCGACGCCCTAAACCCCCGCACCCAGAACCGGCACCTGCCCCAAGGGCTGGTCAAGCCCTGGGAAACCCTTTTTTTGGCCCTGGTGGGCCTCCTCCTTTTGACCCTCGCTGGGCTATCCCTCAACCCCCTCACCGCCCGCCTCCTTCCGGTGGCGGTCTTCTTCCTCACCGTCTACAGCTACACCAAGCGCTTCACCTGGCTTTGCCACTACGTGCTGGGCCTCACCATCGGGGCCGCCGCCGCCGGGGGCTGGATCGCCGTCACGGGGAGCTTCCATCCCACCGCCTACTGGCTTTGGGCAGCGGTGGGGCTTTGGATCGCCGGGTTTGACATCCTCTACGCCACCCAGGACTACGCCTTTGACCGCGCCTACGGGATCCAGAGCATCCCGGCCCGCTTCGGGATCCCCGCGGCCCTTAGGATAGCCCGGGCCACCCATTTCCTCGCCTGGCTGGCCTTCCTCCTGGCGGGGCTCAGCTACGGGGCGGGAAGCTTCTACTTCCTGGGCCTCCTCTTGGTGGGAGGGCTCCTCCTCTACGAGCACCAACTGGTGCGCCCCGAGGACCTAAGCCGGGTGGACCTGGCCTTCTTCCAGGCCAACGTGGGGGTGAGCCTGGGGATGTTCCTCTTCATCGTGCTGGACCTCCTTTGGGGTTAA
- a CDS encoding TIGR01440 family protein, with protein MEGIRKAAERAVLEFLDLFPMHRGSLFVLGGSTSEVLGEKVGSRPSLEVAEAILEGLLPPLLERGVWVAVQGCEHLNRALAVEREAARAYGLEEVTVFPHPKAGGSLATAAFLRFKEPVMVESLKAQAHGGMDIGGVLIGMHLRPVAVPLRLSLRKLGEAVLLAAKTRPKLVGGARAVYTREEMLRKLEEYRQGLP; from the coding sequence ATGGAGGGCATCCGCAAGGCGGCGGAAAGGGCGGTTTTGGAGTTTCTGGACCTCTTCCCAATGCACCGGGGAAGCCTCTTCGTCCTGGGAGGGTCCACCAGCGAGGTCCTGGGGGAAAAGGTGGGCTCGAGGCCGAGCCTCGAGGTGGCCGAGGCCATCCTGGAGGGGCTCCTTCCCCCCCTCCTGGAACGGGGGGTGTGGGTGGCGGTCCAGGGATGCGAGCACCTGAACCGGGCCCTGGCGGTGGAAAGGGAGGCCGCCCGGGCCTACGGCCTGGAGGAGGTCACCGTCTTCCCCCACCCCAAGGCGGGGGGAAGCCTGGCCACGGCCGCCTTCCTTCGCTTCAAAGAGCCCGTGATGGTGGAATCCCTAAAGGCCCAGGCCCATGGGGGGATGGATATCGGCGGGGTCCTCATCGGCATGCACCTCCGCCCCGTGGCCGTGCCCCTTAGGCTTTCCCTGCGCAAGCTCGGGGAAGCCGTGCTCCTTGCCGCCAAGACCCGCCCCAAGCTGGTGGGCGGGGCCAGGGCGGTCTACACCCGGGAGGAGATGCTCAGGAAGCTGGAAGAATATCGGCAAGGGCTTCCCTGA